Below is a window of Procambarus clarkii isolate CNS0578487 chromosome 43, FALCON_Pclarkii_2.0, whole genome shotgun sequence DNA.
TTCTCTTTTAcaatacgggttcaccatagcccgtgctacttggaactttgttccaggtagcgaatctttaacaacaacatcttTTACAAGACTTAACTAGGACACAGTCAACGTTTTCTATCTGACGGTATCACTATTTTTTTATTATCAGCGTTACTCATATAAATAAAGGCATCATTGGCACACGAACACAGTAAAGCTAACTCTATGCTATGTGTATTCTGTGTCCCAGTGACTACATACACTCTCTAGTCCTGTGATCAGAACTAAAGTATGCTTTCTAATGGGTCATTAGGCCATTATGGTGGTCTTAATTACTCTCAAGAGGTTGACCGGCCTCATGTGTAGCAACAAACTTGCAAAAAAGTTTGAGATGGAGCTCAAATTGAGCTCCATCTGAAAAACGACTTTGAAATAAATTCTAGGAAGAGCAAATGGCTCTCGATGCGTTTCCCTTGTTTGTTACTTAACTTGAAAATCATATTGGTAgcaatacacagagaaatcacattaacgtaatACATCAAAGAACAAATCTCAAAAATAAATTTTTGTTTATATTGGTAGCTGGTTTCAAGTTACATGATATTCACGGTTCTTATCAGCATGAGgtctagggagagagagagagagagagagagagagagagagagagagagagagagagagagagagagagagagagagagagagagaaatattgaGATTTTGCAGAGGTTTCAAAGCCTCATATGAATCCCAATTTCCATACCATCTTCAGTATGGACTGGTCTCCTCCGGACAAAGTAGAAGCCCATGCGAGAAGCCTCATCTTCAGAGGCGACCCGGCCTACAGTACCTCACAACCTTCAACACCAGAGAAAGATGATAGTCGACTTTCTCTTACGTATAAGCCCCGCTTAATTATATAAGTAGAGCTATGCCTTTCTAGGACCACCTCTTGCCCTTAACAATAGGGGTTGACCACAACCCCCCTAATACTAATGGAAGACAGCCAGCCCCTTACGCTAAGGGCGACCTGCAGACCACCTCACGCCTCACTGAATCCTATGAAGGCACCACACCCGTTGTTGCATAATTTACATGGTTTACTCCAAGGCAAATTTATACTTCATGTTTCAGTGGAAAATTGGTGCATCTCATGGGGGTCTGAGGGTAAACTAGTGCACCTCGTGGTGTTTGGAGGGTAGACTAGTACACCTCCTAGTATTTGGAGGGTAAACTAATGCCCTTATTGTGTTTGGAGGGTAAATTAGTGCATCTCCTGGTGTTTGGAGGGTAAACTAGTGCACCTCCTGGAGTTTGGAGGGTAAACTAGTGCACCTCCTGGTGTCTGAGGGTAAATTAGTGCACCTCCTGGTGTTTGGAGGGTAAACTAGTGCATCTCCTGGTGTTTGGAGGGTAAACTAGTGCACCTCCTGGGGTCTGGAGGGTAAACTAGTGCATCTCATGGGGTCTGGAGGGTAAACTAGTGCACCTCCTGGTGTCTGAGGGTAAATTAGTGCACCTCCTGGTGTTTGGAGGGTAAACTAGTGCATCTCCTGGGGTCTGGAGGGTAAACTAGTGCATCTCCTGGTGTTTGGAGGGTAAACTAGTGCATCTCCTGGTGTTTGGAGGGTAAACTAGTGCATCTCCTGGTGTTTGGAGGGTAAACTAGTGCATCTCCTGGAGTTTGGAGGGTAAACTAGTACACCTCCTGGTGTCTGAGGGTAAACTAGTGCATCTCCTGGTGTTTGGCGGGTAAACTAGTACATCTCCTGGTGTTTGGAGGGTAAACTAGTGCATCTCCTGGGGTTTGGAGGGTAAACTAGTGCATCTCCTGGTGTTTGGAGGGTAAACTAGTGCATCTCCTGGGGTTTGGAGGGTAAACTAGTGCATCTCCTGGGGTCTGGAAGGATAAACTAGTGCATCTCCTGGGGTCTAGAAGGATAAACTAGTGCATCTCCTGGGGTCTGGATGGTAAACTAGTGCATCTCCTGGGGTCTAGAAGGATAAACTAGTGCACCTCCTGGGGTCTGGAAGGATAAACTAGTGCATCTCCTGGGGTCTGGAGGGTAAACTAGTGCACCTCCTGGGGTCTGGAGGGTAAACTAGTGCACCTCCTGGAGTTTCAGAGGTAAACTAACGAGAGTATTGAGGTTTCCGATACTCATAATTTTAGTTCCTGCTGTTCAGGTATACTTAAAAATTGTTTTGTGTTGGACTTAAGGTATATTAACCGCGGAGGGTTATGAAGGCCACCACTTTAACTTACCGaccaaccagcatatatatacttTGCTGCCAAATAAACTTTAGGTCCAATATTATCTAAATATTTACCGGGAAGTAAGGTATATTTCTTGGAATATTAAACATAGATGTTGGGGTCtcctcatgaatatatatattggtttaaATGTTGAACTGAAAGATTTTATTAAGTTCACCAATAATAGCTTATTGTTCAGTCTTCAAGAATACGTTAGTCATGAGCATGATTATGAACTAAAATAAATTATCAGGTGCTTAGAAGAGTATACACCAAGATATATATTATAACATATTTCAAACATAATTACAGTATGTTGTTGGTAaaaattcgctacttggaacaaaaagttccaagtaacacgggctatggtgagcccgtagatagttataaAACTACAGCAAGTTGTGATCACATAATATTGGAAGCGACTGCGGACATGATTGACTATATAACTCTGTGCAATATAGACATAATTTTTGTAAATGTAAATCAATATTTATTCTTCTTCCCCAGGGCCCGTGTGTCACGCCAGAGGCTGTCGGTGTCCCTGCGTGATGACCGGacccgctcctcctcctcctccagttcTTCCTCGTCCTCGTCGTCATCGTCGTCGTCGTCGGTGTCCAAGGTGGCCATCATCACGGCCGCCAACAACAATGGCGGCCTCTCAGAAGTTCCCGCCATGGATGCTTCTCCCTCTGTGgcctcctctccctcttcttcGCCCTCTTCCTTGTTCTCCTCGCCGTCCTCCACCTCCTCTACGTGcgaggtgaaggagggagggaggagtgagtGCCATCTTGGCTCTCCAAGTGCCGAGGACGAGGAGTTGAGTGCCATGGGGCCCGGGAGTGACGTGGCAACTCAGGCGACGCCGCCATCTTCCCAGATGAAGTCCGTTGAACCCATCTTCCTGCGCTGTCCCAAGAGGGTCAAGGAGAACCTGGCTGCCTCTCACTCCTTCGTCAGGTCTCGCGAGGAAGGCCTCGCCCTCAGAGGCATCTCGTCCCCCAGCACGAGGCTTGACACCCGCACCACCGTCGGCGATGAACTTCAGATACGACTCAACGCCATACTGCGCTCCGGTCGACGGGAGACTGACGTGCACGGTAACTACACGTCGTCCTCCAGCATTCCGGAGTCGAGATGCTTCGAGGACGAGATGAGCTCGTCATCTCTCACAGAAGCGTCCTCTTACCTCCAGCCTCAATACTCGAGAGATCCCATGGAAGCCTCAAAGCCAGCAGAAACCGACGATTCCTCGAACCTTTATAAGGAGTACTCGAGTGCACAGTCGTCCTTGAGCTGGGAAAGAAGTGGGTACTTAGGCACGCAATCCTGCAGCTCGCTGTATCATGCTCACCCCTCCAGTGTGCCGGAGGACCAGTACTCGAGCACTCACCCCGAGTGCCACTCTGCCTTTATGGACTCAGAGGACGACCCTCAACATCCAGAGGTCCCCAGGCCCCCTCGCTACTCTGTCTATACCATAAGTGGCACGCTAGCAGACCCATTCGGCACCCGTGCCACATACTCCCTCAAAAGCCTTTCGACGGCTCACTTTTAATGTTAAATCGTATCTGGAGTGCATATCTATAAGCGCATATAGCTCTTAAACTGGGGGAACGTTCACCCACTAAggcatataattatatatatatatatatatatacatatatatatacatatattatatatatatatatatatatatatatatatatatatatatatatatatatatatatatatatatatatatatatataatcagctgTATATAAGCTTTGTATTTTCATGAAGAAATAAATTAGCAACGAACTATATTTATAATAAATGCCGCTGACGTTAGAAAACTAGCTCAGAATTAGCGATAATGGACTTGTGTGAAGGTCCCTTCATCTCTCTCCCCCGGGTATATCACAGCTCACGTGTGTCGGACTGAGATAAGTATGATGAAGGCCTCAGGACGGCATATCAGGAGGCGGGGAACGtgtttaattattaatattacaaaTAGTACAAATGAAAGTTGAACGAAATTTTGAGCTATCAGTAAATAAACTGAATAAGAACATGAAATAAGACGTTTCcagtctctctcatatatatatatatatatatatatatatatatatatatatatatatatatatatatatatatatatatatatatatatatatgtcgtacctggtagccagaacgcacttctcagcctactatgcaaggcccgatttgcctaataagccaagttttcatgaattaattgtttttcgactacctaacctaacctaaactaactttttcggctacctaacctaacctatagagataggttaggtagggttggttaggttcggtcatatatctacgttaattttaactccaataaaaaaaaattgacctcatacataatgaaatgggtagctttatcattacataagaaaaaaaatagagaaaatatattaattcaggaaaacttggcttattaggcaaatcgggccttgcatagtagttcgagtactgcgttctggctactaggtacaacatatatatatatatatatatatatatatatatatatatatatataactttatgtaaagttaggcaaatcaggccttgcatactaggcagagtagtgcgttctggctattaggtatgattatatatatatatatatatatatatatatatatatatatatatatatatatatatatatatatatatatatatatatatatatatatatatatatacacgccaaGATGTATATCTTTTTCTCGGGGTATATATactgagagtttactttagtaCTGGGCAATATTCAGGACTTGTTGAATGGTTAGTAAGTTATTGTAGTGGCcgtaataacccaccagaggttgataggccataAAACCAAGCGTTTCCAGACATAAATATTGTAGTATATTGTTTATATAGGGAGGATAAATATACACAGATATAAATCGTGGTATGGTGTTGAGCATGAGGCCTATCACCCGCGGGAGGGTTGATAGTTGACATAAAACTAGTGGggaaaggcttaccatgagctactaGCCTACTAACAGGAGTCAGTAGTCATCTATTCATATCCCCACCTGCGGAAAAAAATAAGCCGTCATAATAACCAAGAAATAAATGGGGTACATCTCACGATGCGATACGATACACATAGATGATATCTATTGGGTTACGCGTAAGTAGGGAAAAGTGTAGTGAAATATAATTATTGTGGTCTTAATTAAACTCCTGTTGTTGTAGTCCTTAAGCTTAACACCAAACCATAAATTAAAATTAATGCACAAAACATTGAATTTAACATAAACATCTGTATCTAACTAGTGATATATATAGTTACAGCTATAAGTATTGCTGTAACTATATCTATGTAAATATCTCTATAACTAGGGATTGAATTTAAACGATATTTATTAGCATAAACAATAGTTTATAACAGTATTACATTTTTTTTGTTGGGGCGGGGAACTAGTGTATTTGTGAAAATGTTAACTATTGTTTGTATTCAAAATTATTGATCATTTAATTTCTTCACTTAAGAGAAGGTAATACATACATACTAGAGACTTTATACAAAAGTCAAGCTCTACTACACAAGCATTTTGAATTCTGGAAACCAATCATATAAGAAAGGTATTGGCAGTTTATTGAGACTTGCGGCTAATTGGAGAACCAATCCATATAACTCCACAAAAGAGCAGCCGAATACATTTTCACCGGCGCTCTTGACACAAAATCGATTGGACCTGTTGGATTGGAATCGTGGCTGCACCTCTCGTCCCAAGCAGGACGAGAAGTGCAGCCACGAGTCCCTCCACTTAGCAATAAACAGGcaccccgggagttaggcaactgttggtggtggggtaGTTGTATCCTGTGGAAGATCAGTAGTTATAGCCTAGGACAGGGTTGTCGGGTCTATGCCATGCGTGCCCAGGATGGCAAGCGAGCACACTTTACTGATATGCAGAAGCCGCCACCTGACCCTTTTTAGTATAGCCCTTACTTTGACCTACCCCATAATAAATACATAAGGATTATCGTTACTTTCAAACGAAGCAGCGAATGATTTTCCTTTACAAAGCAGAAGCAATAAGCGTTCTCGCCCTAGGCTTGGCGCCACCAGCTGAGTGGCGGCCGTAAGAACGTAAGGTTGGAGGATATGATGTAAACTCATCGCGGACCCAAGTAAACACATCAGTATTTGTGGTCATGTTACAAATAAATGGTTGTTATTGGAGTCGCTCTGCTTATATTGTTCCTCTGGTGTTTGGGAGTCAACATTTGATATtcagtaataataacaatatgTAATCTAGCGACTCCATGGATATTTTTTTCGCCATAATATAATGTAAATACAGGTAGTAGTGCCTGGCCAACTACATTAATAAACTTATGTTATTTGGAATATCTCCCCATTTTCCCAGTTTCCAGAATGTCGGCTCAAGCAGTACAGAGAACACAAAACATAATAAAAATCGCGGAGAGAAAGATTCGGTATGATCATAAAAGGTGATAAATTAGCATGATGCATCCTAATGTTAGGAAACAGCAGTGTTAAGAACTTCGTCCGTAAAGCACCATTATGAAACTGTTAATAAATGGCTTTGCGATAAAAGTGAGCAAGAACAATAAGAACACTTTTCTCAAGAAATCGGCAACAAAAAAATAGTCAAAAGTTTTGATGAAATTTGTTTCAAGTAGTTTCAACTTAGTTGCTGCTGGGTGTGAGATTTCAAAGATAATTGCTCAACATGGAAAACCACTCAGTGATGGGAAGAATATCAACGAATCATGGCTCGAATGTCCTTCCTTACGTTTTGATGATTTTCTACAAACTTGACAAATTATTCAGCACATTTTGGATTTGCCCTCCAGTAGAAACAAAAGTAAAAAGGTTGAATATTAAAAGTCTGAAACAAACATATCACAACAGCTAACGAAAGATATTGGTTCATGTAAATTCCTTTCCATTTGTTTTGATGAGAGCACTAATGGTACATCATCAGCTACGCTAACCATTATTACTCGATTTTGTAGGGTGTGATGAAATATGTGAAGAACTGGTTAAGTTAGTAACGTTGCCTGAACACGCCACAGGGGCTGGAATATGGCAGGCCAGTAGTATACGAACTGTCTTTTTGACAGGTCGACTTTTCAAATATAATTGCTTGGACAACTGATGGTGCAACCAGCACGACTGGTAAAGAAATaggttttgtaaatgtatttGCAAAATATATTGACCATCCACCGAGAGACTTTCATTGTATTGCACACGAGGAGGCTAGGATGCAGACGCTGGCGTTTAGGAACTTGAAGTGATGAAAATTATCACCAAGATACATATCTTTCTGCGCTTTGACTAAATGTGCTTTATTCTATATGCTTTGACTAAATGTGCTTTATTCTATGTGCTTTGACTAAATGTGCTTTATTCTATGTGCTTTGACAAAATGTGCAATATAAAAATTTACTGAGCGTAGTGAGTTTTGTGTACACAGGTGTAGCTTAGTAGAGGGGTCTATTTTGAAACGATTTGTTaaaaatttgggtgaaattcgtCTGTTTTCGACGAATAACAAATATTCTTCTCAATAATTTTCTGACGTTGTGTGGAATTGTAAACTAACGTTTTGCACACATTTCTCCTCACATTTAATCGACTTAGGCACCAAACAACATGGATCTGGCAAAACACTTGATTGCAAAACACAAATAATAACACTCCAGTGttattatatataacatagaAGCCTTTAATATCAAAATGAAAACTTTTACTTTTTAAATATTTCCCAAACCTAAAAACTCACATGACTGATTAACGTTctttaatacaatacaatacaattttatttaggtaaggtacatacatacaataaatatttacaaggattgtttaacttataggtatagctagtacatacaatgcctaaagccactattacgcaaagcggttCGGGCATAAAGTTTTATTAAGTTTTATTAACGTCGGGTCATTTGAAGAAATTGCAAAATTCATGGTACTTAGACAGTGTAACATTAGACAAACTAAATTTTGACATGTTGCAGTGGATTGTTTGGATAATTTTGAGATGCAATTGATCGATTTACAAAGCCGCTCAATTTAAAGGCAAAACTGAGTCGATTAAGAGCTGAACTAGAAAATATTGAAAACTATCATGAGAGTGGATTTAATGAGGTTTTTGTAATGTTTAATATTGACATAAATtgaaagaaaattaaaaatacaataattatgctactttcggattacattttttgtgtggataggcaggcagtagggttactcagtagacaaaatattaaaGTTCTTACAAAGAAAGGCTTaaatataacatttggggtttaaagCTAATGTCCCGTGATATGAAACATTGGTTTACTGATAATTATATAAAGTATATGTAATGTATAATTTTCCTTGTAAATGGATGTATATATAacttttatattgtatattaattAATAAAGAGAGAAAAAACAAGAGATTGATTAGTGATTGGATGAAGGCAAAAAAATGTGGTTTTGAAACTGGAATTCCATTCCTGAAACGTTTTTCTGCCTGAAAAAAATTTCGCAATGACTATTAATTATTTTCATCGCATAATCATGCGAGCCATTGCTTTCAGTGATGAGCTTTATCAAGTCTAGGCGTCAACTTGATGAAACTACTGCTGTATGCGTAGCTTTCAAAATAGCCCAATACAAAAGACCCGTCCTCTCACACGTAACGTGGCTTTTCCTTCGTATGCGCTACGTCCAAATATCACCCTAATTTATAATGGAAATTTATTTTCCAATCAAATTTTGGATTTTCTTTTTCCAAACCAGCAAGTtaagggttctctggtaggttagaaagGCAGGAAGTTCtgttaaggtttcaaaacgtcatgaaaaccgttaattgaatgtttcctctcctaacctaacagccttagccagaggacccaaaacagaaaacgggacagtacgtcactttcgtgagccgatttcattttgaattacgtAGATTTTTAGCCCGAGTTCGCATACTAGCggaaagcgacgtaatttgtaagaggacgggttaatATAACGTTACCTATGATGCAGCAGCAAAAGTCTTACAGAGATTAAAAACAAATCTTACTTTCCTTTCTTTTAT
It encodes the following:
- the LOC123755621 gene encoding uncharacterized protein, with product MDWSPPDKVEAHARSLIFRGDPAYSTSQPSTPEKDDSRLSLTARVSRQRLSVSLRDDRTRSSSSSSSSSSSSSSSSSSVSKVAIITAANNNGGLSEVPAMDASPSVASSPSSSPSSLFSSPSSTSSTCEVKEGGRSECHLGSPSAEDEELSAMGPGSDVATQATPPSSQMKSVEPIFLRCPKRVKENLAASHSFVRSREEGLALRGISSPSTRLDTRTTVGDELQIRLNAILRSGRRETDVHGNYTSSSSIPESRCFEDEMSSSSLTEASSYLQPQYSRDPMEASKPAETDDSSNLYKEYSSAQSSLSWERSGYLGTQSCSSLYHAHPSSVPEDQYSSTHPECHSAFMDSEDDPQHPEVPRPPRYSVYTISGTLADPFGTRATYSLKSLSTAHF